Proteins from a genomic interval of Capsicum annuum cultivar UCD-10X-F1 chromosome 4, UCD10Xv1.1, whole genome shotgun sequence:
- the LOC107868501 gene encoding triacylglycerol lipase 2, which translates to MALFFGMFLSCLRILSLLTLVMLLLLEPNRVLGSSRGKHFGLISTSGMCASTVAIHGYKCQEFEVQTDDGYILSVQRIPEGRVGGGGQNRQPVLLQHGVLVDGATWLLSPPEQSLATILTDNGFDVWISNTRGTRYSRRHVTLDPNDPEYWNWSWDELIVHDLPAVIDFIFKQTGQKIHYVGHSMGTLIALASFSEGRQIDKVKSAALLSPIAYLSHMTTALGDVAARAFVGEITTIFGLAEFNPKSGPVNKLLKFFCAQPGVNCYDLMTAITGKNCCLNSSTVEIFLNDEPQPTSTKNMVHLAQTVRDGTLSKYDYGSNYNLAHYGEPRPPKYNLGDIPRDFPLFLSYGGKDALSDGKDVETLLDYLKFHDVGKLHVQYIKNYAHADFIMGVNAKDLVYNQVISFFRNYG; encoded by the exons atggcattattttttgGAATGTTCTTGTCATGTTTACGTATTCTGAGTCTTCTCACATTAGTTATGTTACTACTGCTCGAGCCTAATCGCGTATTAGGCTCAAGCAGAGGGAAACATTTTGGCCTCATTAGTACTTCTGGTATGTGTGCTTCCACAGTAGCCATTCATGGTTACAAATGCCAAGAGTTTGAG GTACAAACTGATGATGGATACATACTAAGTGTGCAAAGAATTCCAGAAGGACGTGTAGGAGGTGGTGGGCAAAACAGGCAGCCAGTGTTGTTGCAGCATGGAGTTCTTGTG GATGGTGCAACGTGGTTGTTGAGTCCACCGGAACAATCTCTGGCAACGATCTTGACAGACAATGGGTTCGATGTTTGGATTTCCAATACCAGAGGAACCAGATATAGTCGTCGCCACGTTACCCTTGACCCTAATGATCCG GAATACTGGAATTGGTCATGGGATGAACTGATTGTCCATGACCTACCAGCTGTTATTGACTTTATCTTCAAACAAACTGGACAGAAAATACACTATGTAGGTCATTCAATG GGAACTTTGATAGCCCTGGCATCCTTCTCAGAAGGAAGACAAATAGACAAGGTGAAATCAGCAGCCTTACTCAGTCCAATTGCTTATTTGAGCCATATGACTACTGCACTCGGCGACGTTGCTGCTAGAGCCTTTGTTGGTGAA ATCACCACGATATTTGGTCTCGCGGAGTTTAATCCAAAGAG TGGACCTGTAAACAAATTGCTCAAGTTCTTCTGTGCTCAGCCTGGAGTAAATTGCTACGACTTAATGACTGCAATTACTG GGAAGAACTGTTGTTTGAATTCGTCGACCGTCGAGATCTTCTTGAATGATGAACCCCAGCCCACGTCTACTAAGAACATGGTGCATTTGGCTCAGA CTGTTAGAGACGGCACACTTTCAAAATACGACTATGGGAGCAACTATAACTTGGCGCATTATGGTGAACCGAGACCTCCAAAGTATAATTTAGGCGACATTCCTCGCGATTTTCCGCTGTTTCTCAGCTACGGCGGCAAAGATGCACTGTCTGATGGCAAAGATGTTGAAACTTTGCTTGACTATCTGAAGTTTCACGATGTTGGCAAGTTGCATGTTCAGTACATTAAGAATTATGCTCATGCTGATTTTATCATGGGAGTTAATGCCAAAGATCTTGTTTATAACCAAGTTATTTCGTTTTTTAGAAACTATGGCTAG
- the LOC107868500 gene encoding uncharacterized protein At3g27210 isoform X2 translates to MYVQLLHSRVGSKEETFFDSQAWLDSDCEDDFLSVNGDFTPSRGNTPVHPSLAGNFKDERAAAAPTSFQQSTPEEKKKRLSELFSESLRSELDLNEQSAADNQNATSTKKEKETPSTGERLPPRSTPGTPYASVCNSERTPNGELKSDVKSSKPVQCCLPRLLSSRSFSERRKRMSPAHTVG, encoded by the exons ATGTATGTTCAGCTTCTGCATTCTCGCGTTG GCAGTAAAGAGGAGACGTTTTTTGATTCCCAGGCTTGGTTGGATTCTGATTGTGAAGATGACTTCCTTAGTGTTAATGGAG ATTTTACGCCTTCGCGTGGGAATACACCTGTGCATCCCAGCTTGGCTGGAAATTTCAAAGATGAGAGAGCGGCCGCCGCCCCTACTTCTTTTCAGCAATCAACCCcggaggaaaaaaagaagagattgTCTGAACTCTTCAGCGAAAGCTTGAGAAGTGAGCTGGACCTCAACGAACAAAGTGCTGCAGACAACCAAAATGCAACGAGTaccaaaaaggaaaaggaaactCCATCTACTGGCGAACGACTTCCACCAAGATCCACACCTGGAACACCTTATGCGTCTGTGTGTAACAGCGAAAGAACTCCCAATGGAGAGTTAAAATCTGATGTCAAATCATCGAAGCCAGTACAATGTTGTCTTCCAAGGTTGCTTTCAAGTCGTAGCTTTAGTGAAAGGAGGAAAAGAATGAGCCCCGCGCATACTGTTGGCTGA
- the LOC107868500 gene encoding uncharacterized protein At3g27210 isoform X1, translated as MGSCVSSSVHKDLPPQSLDLFYGSKTHEDNPSSPLKNLSSHPPPPLNAFPHFGSKEETFFDSQAWLDSDCEDDFLSVNGDFTPSRGNTPVHPSLAGNFKDERAAAAPTSFQQSTPEEKKKRLSELFSESLRSELDLNEQSAADNQNATSTKKEKETPSTGERLPPRSTPGTPYASVCNSERTPNGELKSDVKSSKPVQCCLPRLLSSRSFSERRKRMSPAHTVG; from the exons ATGGGTTCATGTGTATCATCATCAGTGCATAAAGATCTTCCTCCTCAATCACTTGATCTTTTTTATGGTTCAAAAACTCATGAGGACAATCCTTCATCACCTCTAAAGAATCTATCTTCACACCCTCCTCCTCCTCTTAATGCCTTTCCTCATTTTG GCAGTAAAGAGGAGACGTTTTTTGATTCCCAGGCTTGGTTGGATTCTGATTGTGAAGATGACTTCCTTAGTGTTAATGGAG ATTTTACGCCTTCGCGTGGGAATACACCTGTGCATCCCAGCTTGGCTGGAAATTTCAAAGATGAGAGAGCGGCCGCCGCCCCTACTTCTTTTCAGCAATCAACCCcggaggaaaaaaagaagagattgTCTGAACTCTTCAGCGAAAGCTTGAGAAGTGAGCTGGACCTCAACGAACAAAGTGCTGCAGACAACCAAAATGCAACGAGTaccaaaaaggaaaaggaaactCCATCTACTGGCGAACGACTTCCACCAAGATCCACACCTGGAACACCTTATGCGTCTGTGTGTAACAGCGAAAGAACTCCCAATGGAGAGTTAAAATCTGATGTCAAATCATCGAAGCCAGTACAATGTTGTCTTCCAAGGTTGCTTTCAAGTCGTAGCTTTAGTGAAAGGAGGAAAAGAATGAGCCCCGCGCATACTGTTGGCTGA